The Schistocerca cancellata isolate TAMUIC-IGC-003103 chromosome 4, iqSchCanc2.1, whole genome shotgun sequence genome contains a region encoding:
- the LOC126184088 gene encoding piggyBac transposable element-derived protein 3-like — translation MAKYLASMLGLSAGNREHHILTFTLFHFRFSPPTDDEIMKLLETSDLSSLSDEDDPVDEPPTPPERIGVLEVEGCNVDVTPEAPASASSSHCRPLRWRQSKMCNRQPSDDNFEEQTDGELRNPSQFFFEYFDKNFWKNFAGQTNLYHCQKNSNSLDTNTNEILSLVGIEILMGTLKVPQARLYWNMQLDIPLVSSTMTRDRYYKLRNNLHFVNNLEDHDVNDKLWKVRPLIDAFRNKCISLPRSQHLSLDEQMIPFTGRCKMRTYVPSKPNPLGLKYFVLASSDGLVLDFAIYTGKGTIPDSDQKEHGLGAGILKLLARTLPNDYNHVIYSDRFFTSSKSVQLLLDRNIFQTGAVMANRIKEVASKFKRDQELQRGQWDEYVREDQEICALKWKDNKSVTLLSPCIGSEPEGSCKRWCNTEKAKVSVKQPAIIKSYNRNMGGIDLCGRYMEYYRSNIRTKKWTVRVFNHFTDVAIINSWIMYKRCCQKEGIPKEKWMSHINFRIHLSHDLVKSSKIVDSLELSKEISPSVTRKYVSSSDEDEQHQPTKRRRIVPKPTRESKCDRVDHLPEYIESSFASRCRLPGCKSRSRIMCKKCKVYLCVLKNNCFAKFHKHEKCS, via the exons ATGGCCAAATATTTAGCATCGATGTTGGGACTTTCTGCAGGTAATCGTGAACATCATATAC TtactttcactttatttcattttcggTTCTCACCTCCAACAGACGATGAAATTATGAAACTGCTCGAGACGAGTGACTTGAGTTCCTTGTCAGACGAAGATGATCCTGTTGATGAACCTCCAACTCCACCTGAACGAATTGGTGTGCTTGAAGTTGAGGGATGCAATGTGGATGTTACTCCTGAGGCACCTGCATCAGCTTCATCTTCTCACTGTCGTCCACTAAGATGGAGgcaatctaa GATGTGTAATCGACAGCCTTCTGACGACAACTTTGAAGAACAGACTGATGGTGAACTGAGAAACCCTTCACAGTTTTTCTTCGAGTACTTCGataaaaatttctggaaaaattttgCAGGACAAACTAATTTATATCATTGCCAAAAGAACTCAAACAGTCTGGATACAAATACTAATGAAATTTTGTCCCTTGTCGGAATTGAGATATTGATGGGTACATTGAAAGTGCCCCAGGCAAGactttactggaatatgcaactggATATTCCACTTGTATCATCAACCATGACAAGAGATAGATACTACAAATTACGAAATAATctgcattttgtaaataatttggaagATCATGACGTAAATGACAAACTTTGGAAGGTTAGACCTTTAATTGATGCTTTTAGAAATAAATGTATTAGTTTACCCAGGTCTCAACACCTTTCTTTGGATGAACAGATGATTCCATTCACGGGGAGGTGTAAGATGCGAACATATGTACCTTCCAAACCTAATCCACTTGGCCTCAAATATTTTGTCTTAGCGTCATCAGATGGACTTGTCCTTGATTTTGCTATATACACTGGCAAAGGAACAATTCCTGACAGCGATCAAAAAGAACATGGCCTGGGAGCGGGTATACTCAAACTACTGGCTAGAACGTTACCCAATGATTACAATCATGTAATTTACAGTGACAGATTTTTCACCAGTTCAAAATCTGTTCAGCTTTTACTAGACAGGAATATATTTCAGACAGGAGCTGTGATGGCCAATAGAATAAAAGAAGTAGCTTCTAAGTTCAAGAGAGATCAGGAGCTGCAGCGGGGGCAATGGGATGAGTACGTAAGGGAGGACCAGGAAATTTGTGCCCTCAAATGGAAGGACAATAAATCCGTCACTTTGTTATCCCCGTGCATAGGGAGCGAACCAGAGGGTAGCTGCAAACGGTGGTGTAATACAGAAAAAGCAAAGGTTAGTGTCAAACAACCAGCCATCATCAAAAGCTATAATCGCAATATGGGTGGCATTGATCTTTGTGGTAGATACATGGAATACTATAGGTCAAACATCAGAACAAAAAAGTGGACTGTCAGAGTATTCAACCACTTCACTGATGTAGCCATAATTAATTCATGGATTATGTACAAAAGGTGTTGTCAAAAAGAAGGGATACCGAAAGAAAAGTGGATGTCTCACATAAACTTCAGAATTCACTTGTCCCACGACTTGGTAAAGTCTTCAAAAATTGTAGACTCACTGGAACTGTCGAAAGAAATTTCTCCGAGTGTGACACGGAAGTATGTCAGCAGTTCTGATGAAGATGAGCAGCATCAGCCCACAAAACGAAGACGAATTGTACCAAAGCCAACTAGAGAAAGCAAATGTGACAGGGTTGACCACCTTCCTGAATATATTGAGAGTAGTTTTGCCTCAAGGTGTCGGTTACCAGGGTGCAAGTCACGTTCCCGCATAATGTGCAAAAAGTGCAAAGTTTATTTGTGCgtattaaaaaacaattgttttgctaaattccaTAAACATGAGAAGTGTTCATAA